The segment GCCGATCGCGGCGGCGTGCTGCAACTGGTCCAGGTCGCCGGGCCGCAGCGGCACCCCGGCCGCCGAGAGGCTGGCCAGCAGGGGTTGCAGCAGCGTCCACTGCGGGCGGACGACGGGCAGCGGGCTGGTATGCGCAGGCTCTGTCACACTCGCTCCAACTCCCGACCCCCGCCGGGGTCACGGCCCGCCCACCCGGTTCCACCGCAGGGTGCAACGCCGCCGCTCACCCTCCCCCGCCGCGCCCTCACGCCCCTCCCCGCCGGGCCAGTCGGCGCAGCGCGAGCGCGCTCAGCAGCGCGGCCCCGACGGCCAGCAGCACCGCCGGCGCCGCCCAGGGCCCGCCCGCGCCGACCCACAGCGCACCGGCCCAGAGCGCGGCGGCGGCCGCCGCCGTGGCCGACAGGGCGACCGTGACGACGAGTACCCCCGGACGGTGGGCGCACCGGGCGACGGGCCCGGGCCGGCGGGCGAGCCGCCGGTCCAGCCGGGGGTCGGTGCGGCGCAGCCGGTGCTCGATCTCCGCGAGCAGGACGCGTTCCCGTGCGGTCAGTCGGGTGTCCATCGGATCTGCCGCCTCTCCGTGAGGGGGTCGGGTGCCGGTTCGGAGGTGGTCGGTTCGGGTGTCGACGGGTGCCGGCGGGCGTCGGCGGGCGTCGACGGGCGGCCGGGGCTCAGCCGCGGCCGCCGGGCAGCGCCGCCCGGCCGGGCACGGCGCTCGGCAGCACGGCGTTCGGGGGCAGCGCGTTCGGGCGCGCGGCGTTCGGGTGGCGGCGCAGCCAGTACGGGTTGTCGTGCGGGAGCCCGCCGCTGACCCGGCCGTACATCCCGAGGGTGGCGAGCAGCAGCCCCATCGCGAAGCTGAACAGGACGTTCGGGACGCGGAAGGCCAACACGTTGGCCGGGCTGTCGAGCAGCGCGAGGTTGACGAAGCCGCTCAGCACGAACAGCGCCCCGACGGTGGTGGTGACGGTGGACGCCTGCCGCCCGCCGAGCAGCGCCGCGGCGAGCAGGACGGCGGCGGTGGCGAGCGAGACGGTGCTGAGCAGTCCGTTGCCGGACAGCCCGGCGACCGGCTCGCCGCGCGTGCCGAAGTAGGGCAGGCCGTCGGCGAGGCCGAGCGCCCCGAAGGTCGCCAGCAGCAGGGCGCACAGGCCGGCGCCGAGGCGGTGGATCCGGGACAGGCGGCGGTCGGCGGACGTCCGGTCGTGGGATCGCATGGCGGTTCTCCTCTCCGGGCGGCGGGCCCTGCCCACCGCGGCTACCCCTCCCCGATGAAAGGTTTCGCCCGTACCGCACCGGAGGCCCACTCGCAGCGCTGGTGCAGCGTTTCGCGACCGCCGCCGGACACCGGCCCCTCCAAAACGCTGCAAGAACGCTGCGAGAAGGCGCCGGGCCACGACCGGGCGCACACTCGCGGCATGCCGCGTCCCCACACGCTCCCCACGCTCACCACACCCCCCGCGCCCCCGGAAACCCGTCCGGCGAGCTCCCCCGGCCCCGACACCGCCGACGACCCGAGCGCCGTCCCGGACCCGGCCCCCACCGATGACCCGGCCCCCGCCGACGACCCGGGGTTGCCGACCGGCGCGGTCGCGCGGCAGCTCGGGGTGTCGCCCACCACGGTGCGCTCCTGGGAGCGCCGCTACGGCATCGGCCCGAGCCGCCACGAGCCCGGGCGTCACCGGCGCTGGCACAGCGAGGACGTCTCGGTGCTGGAGACGATGTGCCGGCTGACCGCCCACGGCCTCCCGCCCGGCGAGGCGGCCCGCACCGCCCTGGCCCAGCACCCCGGCCACGCCCAGCACCCCGGCCACGCCCCGCGGCCCGCCGACCCCCCGGAGCCGGACCGCGCCCCACGGCCGGACCGCACCCCGCCGCTCGCCGCCGCACCCCGGCCGCCCGCCCCGCGACCCGGCAGCCGGGGCCTGGCGGCGGCCGCGCTGCGGCTGGACGCCCCCGAGGTGGCCCGGCTGCTCGGCGCGGCGGTGGACGCGCTGGGCACGGTGCGGGCCTGGACCGAGGTGATGGCCCCGGCGCTGCGCGCGGCCGGGCGGCGGTGGGCGGCGGACGGGGAGCGGTACGTCGAGGTGGAGCACCTGCTCTCCTGGCAGGTGTCGAGCGTGCTGCGGGCGGTCGCGCTGCGGGCGGCGGCGGTGCCGGTGCGGCCGGGGCCGCCGCTGCTGCTGGCGGCGATGCCCGGGGAGCAGCACAGTCTGCCGCTGGAGGCGGTCGCGGCGGGGGCGGCGGAGCGCGGGTTGCCGTTCCGGATGCTGGGGGCGTCGGTCCCGGCGCGGGCGCTGTTGGACGCGCAGCGGCGGTTGGGCCCGTCGGCGGTGCTGCTCTGGTCGCAGAACGCGCAGACGGCGGACCACCGGCTGGTCCGGCTGCTGGCCGAGTCCGGCTGGGGCCACCGCGGCGCGCGCACGGCCTCCGCCGTCCTGGTGGCCGGCCCTGGCTGGGGTCCCTCCGGCCCGCCGTCGGCGGCCGCCCTGCCGCGCTCGCTGGCCGGGGCGCTCGACCTGGCGGCCCGCGCCCTCCCCCGCTGAAGGGCCCTCCCCGCTGAACGGCCATCCCCCGCTGAAGGGCCCGCCCCGCCGCCCGTCCGCCCGTCCGCGCCCATCCGTTGCGGTCGCGGCTCCGAACCCCGTTCGACGTCCCGACGACTGTGCGCACAGGAGGCTCCGATGATCGAGGTGGTGCGGGAGCTCGCGGTCCGCCGGCCGGCCGGCGAGGTGCTGGCGTACCTGGCGGACTTCGCGCACACCGTCGAGTGGGACCCGGGCACGGTGGAGTGCGTCCCGCTCGGGGCGGGCGGGGGCCGGTGGCGGAACGTCTCGGTGTTCCGGGGGCGGCGGACGGAGCTGGTGTACGAGCGGGTGGTGCGGGAGTCGGACCGGCTGGTGTTCGTCGGGCGCAACCGGACGGTGACGGCGACGGACGAGATCGTCCTGCACCCGGGCCCGGACGGCACGGTGGTGCGCTACCGGGCGCGGCTGCGCTTCCACGGGCTGGCGCGGCTGGCGACGCCGTTCCTGCGGCGGGAGTTCGAGGGGCTGGCGGACGCGGTGGCGCGGCGGCTGCCCGAGGTGCTGGACGGGGGTCGGCGGGCCGCGGACGGAAGCTGACCCGTTCGGACCAATCCGCGCCACCGCCGCCTCCGAATCCGTACTGCGAGGGCCGCCCGGGCGCGGCCGAGGAACAGCGGAACAGCGGAGGACAGCGACGTGACGACACTCGGCACGGTTTCCACCGGCGGGTCGGTCCCGTCCCCGGCGCACCGGCCGGAGCGGGAGCGGGCGGGGGCCCGGCGGGTGGCCGTGGTGGGTGCGGGGGTGGCGGGGCTGAGCGCGGCGTACGCGCTGGCGCGGGCGGGTGCGGTGGTCGAGCTGTTCGAGGCGGCGGACCGGCTGGGCGGGCACGCGCACACCCAGCGGACCACGGCGGCGGACGGCCGGGAGCTGGCGCTGGACACCGGCTTCCTGGTGCACAACACCCGCACCTACCCGGAACTGGTCAAGCTGTTCGAGGAGTTGGGCGTCCGCACGCAGGACAGCGACATGAGCATGTCGGTGTCCTGCGCGGGCTGCGGCCTGGAGTACGCGGGCGCCCGCGGCCCGGGCGGGCTGCTGGCGGCGCCGGGCAACCTGGTGCGCGGCCGGTACCTGCGGATGCTCGGCGAGGTGCCGCGCTTCCACCGGCTGGCCCGCGCCCTGCTGGCGGACCAGGGGCAGGGCGACCCTAGCCTGCGCGCGTTCCTGGACGGGCACGGCTTCTCCCCGTACTTCGTGCGGCACTTCATGACGCCGCTGGTCTCCGCGGTCTGGTCCTGCGCGCCCGACGTGGCCGGCGACTACCCGGCCCGCTACCTGTTCGCGTTCCTGTCCAACCACGGCCTGCTGAGCGTCACCGGCTCGCCGACCTGGCGCACCGTGACCGGCGGCTCCGCCACGTACGTGGCGCGGATCGCCGAGCGGGTCGCCGCCCGGTCCGGCACCGTCCACCGCGACGCGCCG is part of the Kitasatospora setae KM-6054 genome and harbors:
- a CDS encoding MerR family transcriptional regulator, which encodes MPRPHTLPTLTTPPAPPETRPASSPGPDTADDPSAVPDPAPTDDPAPADDPGLPTGAVARQLGVSPTTVRSWERRYGIGPSRHEPGRHRRWHSEDVSVLETMCRLTAHGLPPGEAARTALAQHPGHAQHPGHAPRPADPPEPDRAPRPDRTPPLAAAPRPPAPRPGSRGLAAAALRLDAPEVARLLGAAVDALGTVRAWTEVMAPALRAAGRRWAADGERYVEVEHLLSWQVSSVLRAVALRAAAVPVRPGPPLLLAAMPGEQHSLPLEAVAAGAAERGLPFRMLGASVPARALLDAQRRLGPSAVLLWSQNAQTADHRLVRLLAESGWGHRGARTASAVLVAGPGWGPSGPPSAAALPRSLAGALDLAARALPR
- a CDS encoding DUF3040 domain-containing protein, whose product is MDTRLTARERVLLAEIEHRLRRTDPRLDRRLARRPGPVARCAHRPGVLVVTVALSATAAAAAALWAGALWVGAGGPWAAPAVLLAVGAALLSALALRRLARRGGA
- a CDS encoding NAD(P)/FAD-dependent oxidoreductase, which gives rise to MAVVGAGVAGLSAAYALARAGAVVELFEAADRLGGHAHTQRTTAADGRELALDTGFLVHNTRTYPELVKLFEELGVRTQDSDMSMSVSCAGCGLEYAGARGPGGLLAAPGNLVRGRYLRMLGEVPRFHRLARALLADQGQGDPSLRAFLDGHGFSPYFVRHFMTPLVSAVWSCAPDVAGDYPARYLFAFLSNHGLLSVTGSPTWRTVTGGSATYVARIAERVAARSGTVHRDAPVRAVRRHPDGVTVTTEDGRSTRADAVVVAVHADQALRLLADPTAAEQEVLGAFGYSRNPTVLHRDASLLPRAAWARASWNYRMPGCDASADRVRVSYHLNRLLRLGGAEDYLVTLNEDEQAPVPADLVVSRTVYEHPVYTARSVAAQRRLPELTTARTAFAGAYHGWGFHEDGCRSGLAAADHLLAAVAP
- a CDS encoding DUF4383 domain-containing protein; this translates as MRSHDRTSADRRLSRIHRLGAGLCALLLATFGALGLADGLPYFGTRGEPVAGLSGNGLLSTVSLATAAVLLAAALLGGRQASTVTTTVGALFVLSGFVNLALLDSPANVLAFRVPNVLFSFAMGLLLATLGMYGRVSGGLPHDNPYWLRRHPNAARPNALPPNAVLPSAVPGRAALPGGRG
- a CDS encoding SRPBCC family protein, whose protein sequence is MIEVVRELAVRRPAGEVLAYLADFAHTVEWDPGTVECVPLGAGGGRWRNVSVFRGRRTELVYERVVRESDRLVFVGRNRTVTATDEIVLHPGPDGTVVRYRARLRFHGLARLATPFLRREFEGLADAVARRLPEVLDGGRRAADGS